Genomic DNA from Haloarcula marina:
TGCGCTGTCTTGGGTGACGAGGCCTTCGTCGCCGAGGACTTCGAGGGCTTCGAGGACGATGAGTCGGGGGAGGTCAAGCGCGTCGGCGATTTCTCGGGGTGTGGCTGGGCCTCGCTCGTCGAGGTAGAGGAGGACGAGTTTCGCTCTGGGCGATTCGACTGCTTCGATCACATGTGGGAGTCGAGGCCGTGTCTGGGGTAAGTGCTCCTCGTCTGACCCCCCACCCACATAATACTTTACGCAAATGACTATTTGGGGGGAGTGAGTGGCGTGATACATGGAAGAACGAGAGTTCAAGTATCGCGGTGCCGCGAACCTCGACGAGACCAACGGGGTGGTTGATCCGGGCTGGGACGAGGACGAGACGTTCGAGGCGGTCGTGCAAGAGCTATACGATGAGGGCGAGATTAGCGACCGCGCCCGAGACGAGTTACTCGATTGGTGGGATTAGTCACATTGTGACGAACCGAGAGTAGTCACCCCGGTGGCGACTTCGTGCAGAAGCACGGCGAGAATAGGCTCCCCGGCCTCTGGTTCTGATAGGGTATCGGGGTAGGCCGTTGTCACGAGGACTCATCGGTTCCGAGGGTCTTCTTTGCATCCTCAACCATTCTCTCCTGCAGCTCGAGGTACTCGTCAAGTTCTTCCTCGTGTTCATCGATCACGAGGCCTCTGAAATCATCGTGGAACGCCATTAAATCTGTGTGGTGTTCCTCGATTACACTGAGTAGCGGTATTCTGTCGTCCCCGTACCCCTCGAGAAATTCGCCTGTCTTCGGACTCCAGTAGTTTCCCGTTGATTTCCATTCCTCAATATCTTCTCGGTAGACGAGGAATGAGACTCGCTCATCCGCATCCTCTGCTTTCCACGAGTAGACCGTGTTTGCGTTGACGAGAACGTGCTTTTGGATGAGGTTCCGCATCGTTTTGAGGAAGTCCGAGGTTGGGCGGATGTCGTGTTCGCGCAACAGTCG
This window encodes:
- a CDS encoding ArsR family transcriptional regulator — translated: MIEAVESPRAKLVLLYLDERGPATPREIADALDLPRLIVLEALEVLGDEGLVTQDSADRMHVATHVQSKTDV